In the genome of cyanobacterium endosymbiont of Braarudosphaera bigelowii, one region contains:
- a CDS encoding LCP family protein, with product MSFKKSNPNNLSHQKSSIKKKGENTNWSFMRLGLIMISIISASIGVLVAISLSSTPLQRSSLTKNQEKVFSQNEAISYTNLRLPKLSRPVNVLILGTKVLTSEINDNKQRKKLGHHALVNSFKGLSDTVVLARFDPITKKLSILSIPRDTQAIIRHEIRKINEANYYGGPSLAAETISNLLGGVPINRYVRFNIQGVEKVIDALGGVNIYVPKNMKYTDHSQHLYINIKEGEQHIDGQKAVSFLRFRYDRYGDIGRVQRQQMFMRALVEQALKPKNLLRIPEILSIINSYIDTNLTVEELVALSGFASQIQRSNVQMLMLPGNFNGNGKHEVSYWLPDHSQIKSMIATYFDYGSLNLNARETTPNSLRIAVQNSTENPKSAQQVADFLKNAGYQRTFVSHEWPENLNKTRIIAQNGDSVGAAALRIDLGIGEVLVESTGNLASDITIIVGLDWEKHYPKSLIPL from the coding sequence GTATCATATCAGCTAGTATTGGAGTACTAGTTGCTATCTCTTTGTCATCAACACCCTTGCAAAGAAGTTCTTTGACTAAGAATCAGGAAAAGGTTTTTAGTCAAAATGAAGCTATTTCTTATACTAACTTACGTCTTCCAAAATTAAGTCGCCCTGTTAATGTACTTATCTTAGGTACTAAAGTTTTAACATCTGAGATAAATGACAATAAACAAAGAAAAAAATTAGGACATCACGCTTTAGTCAATTCTTTCAAAGGTTTATCTGATACTGTGGTCCTTGCTAGATTTGATCCCATAACTAAAAAATTAAGTATTTTATCTATTCCTAGAGATACTCAAGCAATTATTAGACATGAAATAAGAAAGATAAATGAGGCTAACTATTATGGTGGACCCTCTTTGGCTGCGGAAACTATTAGTAACCTGTTAGGTGGAGTCCCAATAAACCGCTATGTTAGATTTAATATCCAGGGAGTTGAAAAAGTAATTGATGCGTTAGGAGGAGTGAACATTTACGTTCCTAAAAATATGAAATATACCGATCATAGCCAACATCTTTACATTAATATTAAAGAAGGTGAACAACATATAGATGGGCAAAAAGCGGTTTCCTTTTTACGTTTTCGTTATGACCGTTATGGTGATATCGGTAGGGTACAACGTCAACAAATGTTTATGAGAGCTTTAGTTGAACAAGCTTTAAAGCCTAAAAATTTATTAAGAATACCTGAAATATTATCAATTATTAATTCTTATATCGATACTAACTTAACAGTTGAAGAACTAGTAGCCTTATCAGGATTTGCTTCTCAAATACAACGGTCTAATGTACAAATGTTAATGCTTCCTGGTAATTTTAATGGAAATGGTAAACATGAAGTAAGTTATTGGTTACCAGATCATAGTCAAATTAAGAGTATGATTGCAACATATTTTGACTATGGTTCGCTTAACTTAAATGCTAGAGAAACAACCCCAAACAGTCTTAGAATAGCAGTACAGAACAGTACTGAAAATCCCAAGTCAGCACAACAAGTAGCTGATTTTTTAAAGAATGCTGGATATCAACGTACCTTTGTTAGTCATGAATGGCCAGAAAATCTTAATAAGACTCGTATCATAGCGCAAAATGGAGACAGTGTAGGAGCAGCAGCGTTAAGAATAGATTTAGGAATAGGCGAAGTTCTTGTGGAAAGTACAGGTAACTTAGCTTCTGATATTACAATTATTGTAGGTTTAGATTGGGAGAAACATTATCCTAAATCTTTAATTCCTTTGTAA
- a CDS encoding YcjF family protein, whose amino-acid sequence MPFHRLIILIFGLSLILGLIIWLVNSIYQLYIQISFTAPLLANILIFLITGISGFLIYALVHYYNKLFFRKSNFKHKINHLPKFKNRKQNSLEDVRIVLNQVKSIKDKVAKQSLLKRSKEIKNDLDRQEFKIIIFGKGSAGKTSLVNSLVGEVIGQVNSSMGTTKIGISYRIKLEELSNKILITDTPGILEMGSGGEKREMLAKQLSIQSDLLLFVVDNDLSESEYQFLKFINSFGKKVLLIFNKTDLYSKKDKIKILNSLRNKIKEFTFIEDIILTAANPQNRQLKARQKVNLSADINILTKKIVMIIQTEGQELITKNILIKSQRLGEEMSQIINKQRNKQSNKIINQYQWMTAGIVIVNPLPFFDMLATAAVNTQMIVEIGQVYEYKLSSDEGKELALSLGKTLIGLQITKGAVEILGRILQLNISSYLVGKVLQGLTVAYLTRIAGQSFIEYFYHNQSWGQGGIEEVVQRNFQLNRQDVFLKTFIEDAIFKIVNPLTDNLKQINKKKLDKDEW is encoded by the coding sequence ATGCCTTTTCATCGTTTAATTATCTTAATTTTTGGGTTAAGTTTAATTCTTGGATTAATTATCTGGCTGGTCAATTCTATTTACCAACTTTACATACAAATTTCTTTTACTGCTCCGCTACTAGCTAATATTCTAATATTTCTAATAACAGGAATATCAGGATTTCTGATTTATGCCTTAGTACACTACTACAATAAACTCTTCTTTAGAAAATCTAATTTCAAGCATAAAATTAACCATTTGCCTAAATTTAAAAATAGAAAACAAAATTCTTTAGAAGATGTAAGAATTGTTCTCAACCAAGTAAAAAGTATTAAAGACAAAGTTGCAAAACAATCTCTGCTAAAGCGTTCTAAAGAAATTAAAAATGATTTAGATAGACAAGAATTTAAAATTATTATTTTTGGCAAAGGTTCTGCAGGCAAAACATCTCTTGTAAATTCTTTAGTTGGTGAAGTAATAGGTCAAGTAAATTCTTCTATGGGAACAACTAAAATTGGAATAAGTTATCGCATTAAATTAGAAGAGTTATCTAATAAAATTTTGATTACGGATACTCCAGGTATTCTAGAAATGGGATCTGGAGGGGAAAAAAGAGAAATGTTGGCAAAACAGTTATCTATACAGTCAGATTTACTACTATTTGTCGTAGATAATGATTTATCTGAATCTGAATATCAATTTTTAAAATTCATTAATAGTTTTGGTAAAAAAGTTTTATTAATTTTTAACAAAACAGATCTTTACTCTAAAAAAGATAAAATCAAAATTTTAAATAGCTTAAGAAATAAAATAAAAGAATTTACTTTTATAGAAGATATAATCTTAACAGCTGCAAACCCTCAAAATAGACAGTTAAAGGCAAGGCAAAAAGTAAATTTATCAGCTGACATTAATATCTTAACTAAAAAGATTGTCATGATTATCCAAACAGAAGGACAAGAATTAATTACCAAAAACATTCTTATAAAATCTCAACGTTTAGGGGAGGAAATGTCTCAGATTATTAATAAACAAAGAAATAAACAAAGTAACAAGATAATTAATCAATATCAATGGATGACAGCAGGTATTGTGATTGTTAATCCATTACCTTTTTTTGACATGTTAGCAACGGCAGCAGTTAATACACAGATGATAGTCGAAATTGGACAAGTTTATGAATATAAGTTAAGTAGTGATGAAGGGAAAGAACTAGCGTTATCTTTAGGAAAAACTTTAATAGGTTTACAAATAACGAAAGGAGCTGTTGAAATTTTAGGAAGAATATTACAACTAAATATATCGAGTTATCTCGTAGGAAAAGTTTTGCAAGGCTTAACAGTAGCCTATCTAACACGTATTGCAGGACAAAGTTTTATTGAATATTTTTATCATAATCAAAGCTGGGGTCAAGGAGGCATTGAAGAAGTAGTACAACGAAATTTTCAATTGAATAGACAAGATGTGTTTCTTAAAACTTTTATAGAAGATGCTATTTTCAAAATTGTGAATCCTTTAACAGATAATTTAAAACAAATAAATAAAAAAAAATTAGATAAAGATGAATGGTAA
- the rsmH gene encoding 16S rRNA (cytosine(1402)-N(4))-methyltransferase RsmH: MINITQIEKHFFSDVHIPVLSKELIAGLAIKPGGKYLDATLGRGGHSSLILSTFPDVQVVGIDLDNDAILNTKTNMSSSVRQRLQTWAGNFVDYPGKAGEFDGIIADLGVSSPQLDNPERGFSFRHEASLDMRMNRQQSLTAGEVINHWNETTLANIFYQYGEEKRSRSIARYLVENRPFFTTTDLASAISKVFPSKYRYGRIHPATRVFQALRIIVNDELTSLEKFLEESPSWLKTQGNIGIISFHSLEDRIVKHTFRNSYLLDVINKKPIIPTQEEKKHNRRSRSAKLRFAKRKDL; the protein is encoded by the coding sequence ATGATAAATATCACACAAATTGAAAAACATTTTTTTTCTGACGTCCATATACCTGTACTATCTAAAGAACTTATAGCAGGTTTGGCTATTAAACCTGGTGGTAAATACTTAGACGCTACTCTTGGAAGGGGAGGACATAGCAGTTTAATTCTAAGTACTTTTCCTGATGTTCAAGTTGTTGGTATTGATTTAGACAATGATGCAATTTTAAATACTAAAACTAATATGTCTTCTTCTGTGAGACAACGTTTACAAACATGGGCAGGAAATTTTGTAGATTATCCAGGAAAAGCTGGAGAGTTTGATGGTATTATTGCTGATTTAGGTGTCAGTTCTCCTCAATTAGATAATCCAGAACGAGGATTTAGTTTTCGTCATGAAGCTTCCTTAGATATGAGAATGAATCGCCAGCAGTCTCTCACTGCGGGGGAAGTTATTAATCATTGGAATGAAACGACCTTGGCAAATATTTTTTATCAATATGGAGAAGAAAAACGCTCTCGTTCTATTGCTCGTTATTTAGTAGAAAATCGTCCGTTTTTTACTACTACTGATTTAGCTTCAGCAATTTCTAAAGTATTTCCTTCCAAGTATCGTTATGGGCGTATTCATCCAGCTACTCGGGTCTTTCAAGCTCTACGTATTATTGTTAATGATGAGCTTACTTCTCTGGAAAAATTTCTTGAAGAGTCACCTTCTTGGTTAAAAACTCAAGGAAATATTGGAATTATTAGTTTTCACAGTCTTGAAGATCGTATTGTTAAGCACACTTTTCGCAATTCATATTTACTTGATGTGATAAATAAAAAACCTATTATTCCTACACAAGAGGAGAAAAAACATAATCGACGCTCCCGTTCTGCAAAATTGAGGTTTGCAAAACGAAAAGATCTTTAA
- the argC gene encoding N-acetyl-gamma-glutamyl-phosphate reductase: MAQLKRTTVGIVGVSGYGGIQLVKLLQEHPLVEIVYLGGKESTGKFYAEVYPHLGHEIDLVIEPIDIDLIVSRCEVVFLGLPNGYTCDLAPKLLSKGCKVFDLSADYRFKNLQVYSYWYNKKRNDIETANSAVYGLPELYRTDIQSTSLIGCPGCYPTASLLALSPLLKQGLILPETIIIDAKSGTSGGGRQAKMNLLLAEAEGSLGTYNVVRHRHTPEIEQICCDLTGHEVKVQFTPYLVPMVRGILSTVYASLRDPGLVRDDLLTIYKAFYRFCPFIRILPKGVYPQTKWACGTNLCYIGIETDSRTDRVIVFSAIDNLIKGQAGQAIQCLNIMMGWEETLGLPQLCFYP, from the coding sequence ATGGCTCAATTAAAACGAACAACAGTTGGAATTGTTGGTGTTTCTGGATATGGAGGAATACAGCTAGTTAAGCTTTTACAAGAACATCCTTTAGTTGAAATTGTCTATTTAGGTGGAAAAGAAAGTACTGGAAAATTTTATGCTGAAGTATATCCGCATTTAGGACACGAAATTGATTTAGTTATAGAACCTATTGATATTGATTTAATTGTTTCTCGTTGCGAAGTAGTTTTTTTAGGTTTACCTAATGGCTATACTTGTGACCTTGCTCCTAAGCTACTTTCTAAAGGTTGTAAAGTTTTTGATTTATCAGCAGATTACCGGTTTAAAAATTTACAGGTTTATAGTTATTGGTACAATAAAAAACGTAATGACATAGAAACTGCAAATTCTGCTGTTTATGGTCTTCCAGAACTATATCGTACTGATATACAGTCAACTTCACTAATTGGATGTCCTGGATGTTATCCTACAGCTAGTCTGCTAGCTTTATCACCTCTCCTAAAACAAGGTTTAATACTTCCAGAAACCATCATTATTGATGCAAAGTCAGGAACTTCTGGGGGAGGTAGACAAGCTAAGATGAACTTATTGTTAGCTGAGGCAGAAGGATCACTTGGCACATACAATGTGGTTAGACATCGCCATACACCAGAAATAGAACAAATTTGCTGTGATTTGACTGGTCATGAGGTCAAAGTTCAATTTACTCCCTACTTAGTACCTATGGTTAGAGGAATACTGTCGACTGTTTATGCAAGTCTTAGGGATCCAGGATTAGTACGTGATGACTTACTAACTATTTACAAAGCTTTTTATCGCTTTTGTCCTTTCATTAGGATACTACCTAAAGGAGTTTACCCTCAAACAAAATGGGCCTGTGGAACAAATCTTTGTTACATTGGGATCGAAACCGATTCACGTACGGATCGAGTAATTGTTTTCTCTGCAATTGATAACCTTATTAAAGGACAGGCTGGACAAGCAATACAATGTCTCAACATTATGATGGGATGGGAAGAAACACTTGGCTTACCTCAATTATGCTTCTACCCCTAA
- a CDS encoding DUF4168 domain-containing protein, whose translation MPRFLMSSLVGLLGILYGCSLASTVSSSPSQSVVRFSDKDITNYAQIVLKIEDQRQIAYQKIEEITEGLPQEISCDQSDTLKQLPNQAQTIAVKFCNLSKKIAQDSGLSSNRFNRITEKAQKDTTLRKRIQNAMIRARLP comes from the coding sequence TTGCCCCGTTTTCTTATGTCTAGCCTAGTAGGACTGCTTGGTATTCTTTACGGATGTAGTTTAGCCTCAACTGTTTCTTCTTCTCCCTCGCAGTCAGTCGTTAGATTTAGTGACAAAGATATCACTAATTATGCCCAAATTGTTCTAAAAATTGAGGATCAGCGCCAAATTGCTTATCAGAAAATTGAAGAAATAACAGAAGGTTTACCACAAGAAATTAGCTGTGACCAGTCAGACACTCTAAAGCAATTACCTAATCAAGCTCAAACTATAGCAGTTAAGTTTTGTAATTTGTCTAAGAAGATAGCTCAAGATAGTGGTTTATCTTCTAATAGATTTAATAGGATAACTGAAAAAGCACAAAAAGATACAACTCTAAGAAAAAGAATTCAGAATGCTATGATTCGAGCTAGACTGCCTTAA
- the gnd gene encoding decarboxylating NADP(+)-dependent phosphogluconate dehydrogenase, translated as MTKRTFGVIGLAVMGENLALNVESRGFPIAVYNRTASKTEEFMKTRAQGKDVKAAYSLEEFVKVLEHPRKILVMVKAGKPVDAVIEDLKPLLEKGDMIIDGGNSLFEDTERRTQYLESTGLGFVGMGVSGGEEGALKGPSLMPGGTKAAYQELEPILTKIAAQVDDGPCVTFVGPGGAGHYVKMVHNGIEYGDMQLIAEAYDIMKNALGLNNQELHEVFAKWNTTDELNSFLIEITADIFKNIDPESNKALLDLILDSAGQKGTGRWTIVTSLELGVPIPTMYAAVNARVMSSYKDERVSASKQLTGSTTEFKGNVSEFVDKVRDALYCSKICSYAQGMALIAKASKEYYNGEISLPESSRIWKGGCIIRAGFLDKIKKAFVDNPNLPNLLLAPEFKQTILDRQDAWREVLVLASQAGIPVPAFSASLDYFDSYRRADLPQNLTQAQRDYFGAHTYERIDKPRGEFFHTEWAS; from the coding sequence ATGACAAAGCGAACCTTTGGTGTCATTGGCTTAGCGGTGATGGGAGAAAACCTCGCCCTTAATGTTGAAAGTCGTGGTTTTCCAATTGCTGTCTATAACCGCACAGCAAGTAAAACAGAAGAATTCATGAAAACTCGGGCCCAGGGCAAAGATGTTAAGGCGGCCTATTCATTAGAAGAGTTTGTAAAAGTTTTAGAACATCCTCGTAAGATTTTAGTAATGGTTAAAGCCGGGAAACCTGTTGACGCTGTTATTGAAGATTTAAAACCCCTTTTAGAGAAAGGAGATATGATTATCGACGGTGGTAATTCTCTTTTTGAAGATACCGAACGTCGTACTCAATATTTAGAATCAACAGGACTTGGTTTTGTTGGTATGGGTGTTAGTGGTGGTGAAGAAGGTGCATTAAAGGGTCCTAGTCTAATGCCTGGAGGTACCAAAGCTGCTTATCAAGAATTAGAGCCTATTCTAACTAAGATTGCAGCGCAAGTTGATGATGGTCCTTGTGTTACATTTGTCGGTCCTGGTGGAGCGGGGCATTATGTCAAAATGGTTCACAATGGAATTGAATATGGCGATATGCAGTTGATTGCAGAAGCCTATGACATTATGAAAAATGCACTTGGACTCAATAATCAAGAATTACATGAAGTATTTGCTAAATGGAATACTACTGATGAGCTTAATTCTTTCTTAATTGAAATTACTGCAGATATCTTCAAAAATATTGATCCAGAAAGTAACAAGGCCCTTCTTGACTTAATTTTAGATTCTGCTGGACAAAAAGGTACAGGTCGTTGGACGATAGTAACTTCTTTAGAATTAGGAGTTCCCATACCTACAATGTATGCAGCTGTGAATGCACGAGTAATGTCCTCCTATAAAGACGAACGAGTATCCGCTTCGAAACAATTAACTGGCTCTACTACCGAATTTAAAGGAAATGTTAGTGAGTTTGTTGATAAAGTAAGAGATGCTCTTTATTGCTCTAAAATATGTTCATACGCTCAAGGAATGGCTTTAATTGCTAAAGCTTCTAAGGAGTATTACAATGGCGAGATAAGCTTACCAGAATCATCTCGTATTTGGAAAGGTGGTTGTATTATTCGAGCTGGTTTCTTAGATAAAATTAAGAAAGCTTTTGTTGATAATCCAAACTTACCTAATTTACTTTTAGCTCCTGAATTTAAGCAAACTATACTAGATCGTCAAGATGCTTGGCGTGAAGTTCTTGTATTAGCCAGTCAAGCAGGAATACCAGTTCCCGCTTTTAGTGCCTCTTTAGACTATTTTGATAGTTATCGCCGTGCAGATCTACCTCAAAATTTAACTCAAGCACAACGGGATTATTTTGGAGCTCATACATATGAGCGTATCGATAAACCTAGAGGAGAATTCTTCCACACTGAGTGGGCTTCATAA